The Marivirga tractuosa DSM 4126 genome contains the following window.
CTCCACTGGTCGTAATATGGGCTGTTCTGATCGTATTGTTTTTCTAATAAGTTGTTTAAATCTCTCTTAAAATCCTGCAATTGCCTTTTCTGAATATCAGTTAATTCTTTTTTTACAATAGTACTGGTAAAATAATCCGCATCAGGTAAAGGATAAACTTTCACTTCCTCTAAAAGGACATTTTCCTGCACCATTAACTCAATTAAAGAATACGTTTTGCCTTCCAATAATTTAGGAATTATAAAATTTGAAGTTCTATACCCAACACTTCTAAACGTGATAGTATCTCCAGGGTAAGCAAGAAATGAAAAATACCCAGAATTATCGGCTACCGTTCCACTTTTACCTTCCCCAATTAATACGGTTGTAAAAGGTACAGGCTCCATATTTTCTGCATCTAAAATCACACCAGTAATGTTGATAGGATCTTCCTGCTGCGCTGCAGCTGAAAAGCCAAATAAAAAAATGGAAGCGAATAAAATCAGACTATTTTTCATATTTAATAATTTAGTGATCCCAATTATATTTATCTAAAGTTTCTATACAAGCATTCAATAATTGAACGGAATCCAATATATCTTGTTTGTGTGCCATTTCAATTACTTGATGCATGTTCCTTGTAGGAATAGAAATTGCTCCTGCTATTGCCCCATTTTTACCCATTCTTTGTAAGCCTGCGGTGTCCGTTCCTCCAGCGGTTAAAATTTCAGGTTGCCATTTGATTGAATTTCTATCAGCAGTTTGCTTCATAAATTCTACCATTCTGTAATCGCAAATAGTCATGGCATCTAAAACCTTAATTGCGGTTCCTCCACCTAGAGAAGTCACTTTTTCATGGGCTTGCGCTCCTGGTAAATCAAATGCAATGGTAGTATCTAAGGCAATTCCGAAATCAGGATTGATTTTATGGGAAGCCACGTTTGCACCTCGAAGTCCTACTTCCTCTTGTACAGTAAATACAGCATAAACATCATAAGGGTGATCTCTTAAAGTCTTTAAAGCTTCAATCAAAACAAATACAGACACTCTGTTATCAATTGATTTGCAGTTAACACAATCTCCCATCTCAATTAAGCCTCTTTCTCGGGTAACCGCATCACCAACTGATACTATTTTTTCTACCTCTTCCTTCTTCATTCCTAGGTCAATAAAATAGTCGGTTGTTTTACTTACTTTATTTCTTTCCTCCGTTGTCATCACATGAATAGGCTTAGAACCCATCACTCCTATCACATCTTTTTTACCATGTACAATTACACGTTGAGCGGTCAATGTTTTAGGATCAAAACCGCCAAGGGTTGTGAATCTAAGGAAGCCATTTTCGTCTATATGAGTGACCATGAAACCGATTTCATCCATATGAGCAGCTACCATTACCTTTTTGCCTTCCGGATTGCTCTTAGCTTTTTTAATGGCATGTACGTTTCCAAGATTATCAACCTCTACTTCATCTACCAAAGATTTTACTTCGCTGATTACTAAGTCACGAATCCTCTTTTCGTGCCCCGGAGCACCTGGAGTTTCACAAATTTTTGAAAGTAGTTCTATATTAAAATTTTCCATTCTAGCTTATTTAATTTTTTCAAAATTAATTGAATTCGGTAGTTATCAATAATTGTGGGGGAAAAGATTCACAGAAAACAAACGGAAAGCCAGAGCCTTTTTTCTTTTAACCACAAAGCTTCTCCAAGAATTTCACAAAGCACAAAAGAATACAATAGAAAATAACTAGGGTTATTTTCTTAAGATTGCAGTAATGTGTGAGTCTTCAAATCATGACAAAAAAAGAAACGGACACAAATAATGGCTATCTAAGCTGAATAATGATCTCTTGTACTCACAACTGCTCTGTGCCAGACTTAGAGATAACTTTCGCTTTAGCGAAAATCCTTTTGTTTCCTTTTGCTTCTATTGTTGTGAAAAAGTATGGTTTTGAGTGTGAAATAAGGTTAGTTACTTTCTGCTAAACCATAAGGTCGTTCCTACGGAACTTGGAGGAGTGCTAAGATTTAAGTTACCATATGGTCGTCCCTCTGGGACTTGTAATGAGGTATTATTAACATGTTATTTTTAAAAGGCTAATTTCAAAATCTACTGCCCTACAGCCCCAGAGGGGCTAACTTATGGTAACAATTGTACTAAACTGTTTATCAAAGCTCCAGAGGAGCGACCTTACAGCTTTTTAGTAGGGGAAATATAATCATTAGGCACAAAAAAAGCCGATTGGCGACCAATCAGCTTTACACTTCAGAATCTATAAATTATTTAAAATTATACTCTTCTGACACCAATGGCATTTAAGCCTTTTTTACCATCTGTAGTTTCAAAAGTAACTTTATCGTTTTTCTCGATATCGTCTTCCAAACCACTTACGTGAACGAAAATTTCGTTCTCTGTTTCGTCTTCAATGATAAATCCAAATCCTTTGTCTTCATTGAAGAACTTTACTGTTCCAGTACTCATAAAATAAATTGTTATTAATTATAAATTTGAAGCAATATACATTTTTTGATTTATTCTGTTACTATTGTTGGAAATTATTTTTATATGAAGGAATTATTTATTACTCGCCATGCCAAGTCAAGTTGGGATTATCCATATTTAAATGATTATGATAGACCATTAAATGATAGAGGAAAAAGAGACGCTCCGAAAATGGCGCAATGGCTTTCTTTACAAGCTAACAATGCAGATTTGATTATCACTAGCGGTGCTGAAAGAGCCAAAAATACTGCTCTAGCTCTTCAGACCGTGTTCAATGCTCCAATGAAAATTGATGACCAATTGTATCATGCGAGCAGATCGAAATTACTGAATATCATAAAGAAGACTGACAATAATATAAACTTCTTACTATTGGTAAGCCATAATCCTGGATTGAATGATTTAGCTGATTACTTGCTTTCTGGTTTTCCTGATAACATTCCTACCGGTGGGATTGTAAGTTTGAAATTGAATATAGAAAAATGGAGTGAAGTCTCGCCTAAGAATGCTTCACTAGAATTTTTTCAGTATCCTAAGAATCTATGACTATTTCAGAAGCTCTCATCTAGACAATTTGGATGCAGTAGACTTGTAGTAGTTAGTCTTTTGCAATTCTTTCAATTCATCATCTATCATATACTCAAAAACTTCGTCAAAACGTTCTATATAAGGCTCGTTCATACTATATCTAATATATTCCTTTGCTAACTTGAAATTCTCATTAGCCTTTTCATTACTATTAAGTTTTCTATAAATCAATCCTAATTGGTAATAGACTTCTGGAAATCGCTTTACTGATCCCATTGATTCTTCAAAATACAGTATCGCTTTGTCATATTCTTCCAGTTCTGAGTAACACCTTCCCATATAAAAGGAAATCAAAAAATTACCCTCAAATCCCAATTTTTCTTCCTCTAAATTTACGATTTCAAAGGTCTCAATTGCTTTTCGAAACTCATTCAGTTTATATAGAGCTTGTCCTTTTAGAAGGCCACAAGGTTCTCCCCAACACGAATTATAGGGATTATTTGTGATCTTTTCTATTAAATCTACATCTCTTACAACACCTTCATAATCTCTGTAGTAATATAGAAGGCTCCACGCTCTATATTGTAAAACATTCGCCTTACCATTTTCAATGTCAATTTCAGCTGCCTTGTTTAAAACTTCCATTGCCTTAATGTGCTCTCCAACTTTTTTATATGAATAAGAAAGTACTTGTCTTGTTTGCACATTATTAGGTTGTACTAATAAAGCAGAGTCTTTAAATCTTCTATGCAATTCTGAAGGTTGCAAAAAAGAGTTTGACATTTTATCATACCAATTTGCTAATTCTTCCTTTTTATCTTTATCTAATGACGAGAAATCTTTAGATGTTTTTTCATTACAACTAAAGGCTATCAATAGTATAGCAAAACTAATTATTCTCATATTTAAGGACATACATCTGTGATTTTGCCGTGGTCAAGCTTAAACATTAAAAAGGCATGAACATCTTTGTGGTTAAGCCATTCTATTTGTGATTCCGAAGGAGGGAAATCACTTAATTTACTTACTCTATTAATTATATGGCTTACAATTTCTTTCGAAAAGAATGCTTTTTCATATTTTCTATTCATTTGAATGAGACCAAAGTCACCTATATTTCCAAAACAGTTGATATTAAACTGAATGATTATATACCCTGATTTTATTTCGTTTTTAGGGAGATTATCATTTACATAGCTTGCTATAAATTCATTGCCCTTGCTGAATGTAACATCATCATAATAGTATTCTCCTTGGTATCCGTCATAACAATTAGAATATGGTGGAGTATTTTCAACTTGTAACATAAATTCATCAATACTAATGGAGTCCTTGTTAAAACTTATGCTTTTGGTATCTCTGGAAGAAAAATCTACTAATTCAATTTTTTGGGAATTACAGCCGGTAATCCGGTAAATGGGTTGTGGATTATCAATTCCCTTTTGAAAGGAGAGAAAGTAAATGTCATCTATTTCAAAAATATGATATGCTTTTGCTTCATATTCTGAAATTGTTTTTAAGCCTTGATAGTAATAATTTGTAATAATGCTTACACTATCATTTCTAAAATTGATTAATTGTTCAATATCTAAATCTTGGTTAGGATTACTATTCTCGTCCTCAATAACGTCATATTTCCAAATTGCATTCCTTAGCTCTTTTCTGATTTCCTGAAGGTCAAGTTTATTGGCACTTGCCAATTTTTGGAATTTAGCAGCATATCTTGGATTAGGTTGCCCATTTTTAAATGTTCTGAAATTTACAGTGTCTTGCAAATCAAAAACTACTAGGCTAGTATCGTTTCTATCTAATATTTTAAAATGCTTTTCATTAAAACTAATTTCTTCAGCTTCATTTATTGAATGCTTAGTTGTTTTATCAATACAAATTCCACTTTCATCAAAAAGAAAGAGTGTATCTTTTTTTTGTTTTATTAAATAGGGATAAGGAATCATTCGATCCGCTACTCTGTATGTTCCAAGGTAAATTTCAGAACTATTATTTTCTTTATCGCTACAACCCAGTAATATGGTTATACTGAAAAATATAAGGCTTAATCTCATTTAAATCTATATTTTAAAATCAATTTTGTGCTTTAAATGACTTCTTGTTTTCAAGGTCGCTGTTTTTCAATAGCCATTATATTAAAGAGAAAACTGTATGGACATGAACTTTGAATGGTTAAAAGCACTTTGCAACTATCCAAGATTAAAGATAGTCAAAGGCTAGAGTATTTTGTTCAACTTTAAAAATACCAAAACCATCATAGCATATGTTTGTACCTAGTATGGTGCGAGTTGAAAGATCAGATTATCTCGAAGTTGCAATGCCATGAGATTTGGTAAACCAAGCATGCGGTCAAAGAAGTATTGAATTGTTATATA
Protein-coding sequences here:
- a CDS encoding SixA phosphatase family protein, giving the protein MKELFITRHAKSSWDYPYLNDYDRPLNDRGKRDAPKMAQWLSLQANNADLIITSGAERAKNTALALQTVFNAPMKIDDQLYHASRSKLLNIIKKTDNNINFLLLVSHNPGLNDLADYLLSGFPDNIPTGGIVSLKLNIEKWSEVSPKNASLEFFQYPKNL
- a CDS encoding carboxypeptidase-like regulatory domain-containing protein, coding for MKNSLILFASIFLFGFSAAAQQEDPINITGVILDAENMEPVPFTTVLIGEGKSGTVADNSGYFSFLAYPGDTITFRSVGYRTSNFIIPKLLEGKTYSLIELMVQENVLLEEVKVYPLPDADYFTSTIVKKELTDIQKRQLQDFKRDLNNLLEKQYDQNSPYYDQWRYARLYDMTGIVPPNNFLNPMTWSNFIRDWKKDSEK
- a CDS encoding cold-shock protein, with product MSTGTVKFFNEDKGFGFIIEDETENEIFVHVSGLEDDIEKNDKVTFETTDGKKGLNAIGVRRV
- a CDS encoding M42 family metallopeptidase → MENFNIELLSKICETPGAPGHEKRIRDLVISEVKSLVDEVEVDNLGNVHAIKKAKSNPEGKKVMVAAHMDEIGFMVTHIDENGFLRFTTLGGFDPKTLTAQRVIVHGKKDVIGVMGSKPIHVMTTEERNKVSKTTDYFIDLGMKKEEVEKIVSVGDAVTRERGLIEMGDCVNCKSIDNRVSVFVLIEALKTLRDHPYDVYAVFTVQEEVGLRGANVASHKINPDFGIALDTTIAFDLPGAQAHEKVTSLGGGTAIKVLDAMTICDYRMVEFMKQTADRNSIKWQPEILTAGGTDTAGLQRMGKNGAIAGAISIPTRNMHQVIEMAHKQDILDSVQLLNACIETLDKYNWDH
- a CDS encoding tetratricopeptide repeat protein yields the protein MRIISFAILLIAFSCNEKTSKDFSSLDKDKKEELANWYDKMSNSFLQPSELHRRFKDSALLVQPNNVQTRQVLSYSYKKVGEHIKAMEVLNKAAEIDIENGKANVLQYRAWSLLYYYRDYEGVVRDVDLIEKITNNPYNSCWGEPCGLLKGQALYKLNEFRKAIETFEIVNLEEEKLGFEGNFLISFYMGRCYSELEEYDKAILYFEESMGSVKRFPEVYYQLGLIYRKLNSNEKANENFKLAKEYIRYSMNEPYIERFDEVFEYMIDDELKELQKTNYYKSTASKLSR